One Misgurnus anguillicaudatus chromosome 20, ASM2758022v2, whole genome shotgun sequence DNA segment encodes these proteins:
- the LOC129440512 gene encoding uncharacterized protein — protein sequence MYAYPVFQRQSATSSRLLMAPSAEAKRLEKLESGRAKSKEEVLAEARAFVSTNGGDPSDQFLVLAHCKLQFGKYQGQRFRWLLENSLGYAVYLVLSSSSEKAHPNPLSENKQLYLQYTSLIREMAEEVEKYKRKQEMQAEAHATGDQGCLMVEFGDFQGRSMKDVYEDQSKQAQALIRYLIKANPNPNTNMAIFKTYVLKRQASAVGTRVCQPAPQVASSSASAPPPATSSSSVHPRATSSASAPPPATPSSSVPPPATSSASVRPRATSSVSAPSPAAIKTGVHQSATVKALLTRGKHLSPSHLARKLMSPVKHYPLLQSTLPPPAAEPPVTHLTRRQLFTTGTSVSTAEDDDDEELVFAASQCEAQLNTETCSGPSPSAETAKAPGLPHHPPPAELPVHWKDHLPPFQHEWIRNTLFKANPRTGKPELVSQLKLWWYPPQVPLIHTQPPASPDLFFCRPLFLWMPLKMWRFPLVCVRPDCDKHKLTAAGLYRTVRKVLDIDVWYDLATEYLECKRCKKKYPAWSEDILGQLDMGHRSQFPALLTYRYSCDNRVLRMMRERTQGNSVTQLYKKLMEQHSEAWTQRVLQYLTACEPFTRSFLVQPPVFAEPPSLPALPKPKWLLAVYARDVLG from the exons ATGTATGCGTATCCTGTTTTTCAACGGCAATCGGCAACATCAAGCCGACTCCTCATGGCACCATCAGCAGAGGCAAAGCGCCTAGAAAAGCTTGAGTCCGGAAGGGCCAAAAGTAAAGAGGAGGTGCTGGCAGAGGCTAGAGCTTTTGTCAGCACAAATGGTGGAGACCCCAGTGACCAGTTTTTAGTTCTCGCTCACTGCAAACTTCAGTTTGGGAAGTACCAAGGCCAGCGATTTAGATGGCTCCTGGAAAACTCTCTGGGGTATGCAGTGTATTTGGTGCTTAGCAGTTCCAGTGAGAAAGCCCATCCAAACCCGCTGTCAGAAAACAAACAGCTGTACCTGCAGTATACTTCTCTTATAAGAGAGATGGCAGAAGAAGTGGAGAAGTATAAGAGAAAGCAGGAAATGCAAGCAGAAGCCCATGCAACTGGAGACCAAGGCTGCTTGATGGTGGAGTTTGGTGACTTCCAGGGCCGGTCCATGAAGGATGTTTATGAGGACCAGAGCAAGCAGGCCCAAGCCCTCATCAGGTACCTGATAAAGGCAAATCCCAACCCCAACACCAACATGGCCATTTTCAAGACGTATGTCTTGAAAAGACAGGCTTCTGCTGTGGGCACCCGTGTATGCCAGCCTGCACCTCAAGTTGCATCCTCCAGTGCCTCTGCACCTCCACCTGCAACCTCCAGTTCCTCTGTACATCCACGTGCAACCTCCAGTGCCTCTGCACCTCCACCTGCAACCCCCAGTTCTTCTGTACCTCCACCTGCAACCTCCAGTGCCTCTGTACGTCCACGTGCAACCTCCAGTGTCTCTGCACCTTCACCCGCAGCCATCAAAACTGGTGTACACCAGAGCGCCACTGTGAAAGCACTGTTGACGCGTGGCAAACATTTGTCTCCTTCACACCTGGCGAGAAAACTCATGTCACCAGTGAAACACT ATCCATTGCTGCAGTCCACTTTACCTCCTCCAGCAGCAGAACCCCCAGTCACACATTTGACCCGAAGGCAGCTTTTCACTACTG GCACTTCCGTTTCCACTgctgaagatgatgatgatgaggaacTGGTATTTGCTGCATCACAATGTGAAGCACAGCTAAATACAG AGACCTGTTCTGGTCCGTCTCCATCAGCGGAAACAGCAAAAGCACCAGGTCTTCCACATCATCCACCACCAGCTGAGCTTCCAGTTCACTGGAAAGATCATCTTCCACCTTTCCAGCATGAGTGGATACGGAACACACTATTTAAGGCCAACCCGCGAACCGGCAAGCCAGAACTAGTGTCCCAACTGAAGCTTTGGTGGTATCCTCCTCAGGTCCCTTTAATTCACACTCAGCCGCCCGCCTCACCTGACCTCTTCTTCTGTCGGCCCCTTTTCTTATGGATGCCGCTCAAGATGTGGCGATTTCCTCTTGTCTGTGTTCGACCAGACTGTGATAAGCACAAACTAACAGCCGCAGGACTTTACCGTACCGTGCGCAAAGTCTTGGACATCGACGTTTGGTATGATCTTGCCACTGAGTATCTGGAGTGCAAACGCTGCAAAAAGAAATATCCCGCCTGGTCCGAGGACATTTTGGGGCAACTGGATATGGGCCACCGCAGTCAGTTTCCAGCTTTGCTGACATACAG ATACTCATGTGACAACCGGGTGCTGAGGATGATGAGGGAGAGGACACAGGGCAACAGCGTGACACAGCTGTACAAGAAGCTCATGGAACAACACAGTGAGGCATGGACACAGCGTGTCCTTCAGTACCTGACTGCCTGTGAACCATTTACAAGGTCCTTCCTTGTGCAGCCACCTGTGTTTGCCGAGCCTCCCTCTTTACCTGCCCTACCT